Proteins encoded within one genomic window of Verrucomicrobiota bacterium:
- a CDS encoding tetratricopeptide repeat protein, whose protein sequence is MKWRYMQHCCHSLGELWLKKGNPDKALALADECLKLAEPTSSRKNIVKGWRLRGQAYLAEGKIEEAEAALTKALTLAREIGNPPQLWKTYQALGELHERRPDLEQARSTYASAVQVIETTAAALRDSSIRQTFLSAKQVAEIRQALGRLSAYSIPRSD, encoded by the coding sequence ATGAAGTGGCGTTACATGCAGCACTGCTGTCACAGCCTCGGCGAACTTTGGCTCAAGAAAGGCAATCCCGACAAAGCGCTCGCGCTCGCCGACGAATGCCTCAAGCTGGCCGAACCGACTTCCTCCCGAAAAAACATTGTCAAAGGCTGGCGGTTGCGCGGCCAGGCCTATCTGGCCGAGGGAAAGATCGAGGAAGCGGAAGCCGCCCTGACGAAAGCCCTCACCCTGGCCCGGGAAATCGGCAACCCGCCGCAACTTTGGAAGACTTACCAGGCGCTGGGCGAACTTCACGAACGCCGGCCAGACCTCGAACAAGCCCGCTCGACCTACGCCAGCGCGGTGCAAGTGATCGAAACGACGGCGGCCGCGCTGCGAGACTCGTCAATCAGACAAACATTCCTTTCGGCCAAACAGGTCGCTGAAATCCGTCAAGCCTTGGGTCGCCTGAGCGCGTATTCTATCCCACGGTCTGATTAG
- a CDS encoding TonB-dependent receptor, with amino-acid sequence MSKTNYHEQLKAGVALRRAILGGMTLQLAATAAFGQAATNQIEQLRPVVVTGSNIPTAETVGIPPVETYSEASIERQGAKTIEAVVKRMPSAVGGGNFGISRGNGGDGRAEISLRGVPGGTLLLINGRRTANQDLNAIPLAAVERIEILKDGGSSVYGADAVAGVVNVILKKDFNGTVLDAGYGNTTSTDVGEQRYSFVSGMTKEKSSFLVGGSFYKVNSLYSGDRERSRANVSDPNNTSPTSNPGRIQTTQVPTNSVLRTTGAVYRGTPGTTGTSTNQYTAFSNATDRYPYPFFTPAIRDAERYSFFGNSEHELFGENLKFFTESFYTHAYSYNQLAPSPIVFVNQTTPTSPNGIVIPANNPFNVFGVPIDRARYRPEELGPRVDANTWNIFRFVGGLRGRVAETTWNWELATLYTFQDGVNLQGNDVSRTGLEQAIKSTDRTTAFNPFGNRSNTSAALDAIRLDHYTFVTDTLYSIDGKVNGELFDLPAGPVAVAFGGEHREERRDYRPDSTLISGNVVAFNSAKPYLGSRDVNGVFYEVSIPVIGMGMNIPGIHSFDINHSGRYEDYSDFGGTYNPKVGILWKPVGEQLTVRASYSESFTTPGFGDLYRQAAEDYPELRNPVKFAEKDPTYNDQIRTFHSGNRFLEPATAENYTAGLIYTPPQVKGLTVGVDYFRIEQKDIAGSADQFIIDSNYKGGGPNNPNAPYASFIVFDPVTKDYTTLYSPTLNLSRRIIEGFDTTLTYELDTKTAGKFTSSTLVAYYFNFKQENIPGEGLTDRLGDFTQIESGFGLGSLPRIKLVSSLFWDYSNLEAGVTANYIGAYRDDVNSGFNREVSDWLTFDLQVSYRLPWDTKVTIGVINVSDEAPPFVQGAFADRYDRDTHDLRGRFVYGSVNKRF; translated from the coding sequence ATGAGCAAGACGAACTATCACGAGCAATTGAAAGCGGGAGTGGCCTTAAGACGAGCCATTCTTGGAGGGATGACTCTGCAATTGGCCGCCACGGCCGCCTTCGGGCAGGCGGCGACCAACCAGATCGAACAATTGAGACCCGTCGTGGTCACGGGCTCGAATATTCCAACCGCGGAGACCGTCGGTATCCCGCCAGTCGAAACTTACAGCGAAGCGTCGATCGAGCGTCAGGGTGCGAAAACGATCGAAGCCGTCGTCAAACGAATGCCGTCGGCCGTTGGCGGCGGCAATTTCGGCATCTCTCGAGGGAATGGCGGCGACGGTCGTGCCGAGATTTCCTTGCGAGGAGTGCCCGGAGGCACGTTGCTGCTCATAAATGGACGACGCACGGCGAACCAGGACCTCAATGCCATCCCGCTGGCCGCGGTGGAGCGGATCGAAATCCTGAAAGATGGCGGCTCGTCCGTGTACGGTGCGGATGCCGTGGCTGGCGTCGTCAACGTCATTCTGAAGAAAGATTTCAACGGCACCGTGCTTGATGCGGGGTATGGCAACACCACCTCAACGGATGTTGGAGAACAGCGCTACTCGTTCGTCAGTGGCATGACGAAAGAGAAATCGTCGTTCTTGGTCGGAGGCAGCTTCTACAAAGTGAACTCGCTCTACAGCGGTGACCGCGAGAGATCTCGAGCGAATGTGTCTGACCCAAACAACACCAGCCCCACCAGCAACCCGGGACGGATCCAGACGACGCAGGTTCCCACCAACAGTGTGCTTCGCACGACGGGTGCGGTTTACCGCGGGACGCCAGGGACGACCGGCACCAGCACGAACCAATATACTGCGTTCAGCAATGCCACGGACCGGTATCCGTACCCGTTCTTCACCCCAGCGATCCGCGACGCCGAGCGCTACAGCTTTTTCGGCAATAGCGAGCACGAGTTGTTTGGCGAGAACCTGAAATTCTTCACCGAGTCCTTCTACACCCACGCCTACAGCTACAACCAGTTGGCGCCGTCCCCGATTGTTTTTGTAAATCAGACGACTCCGACGAGCCCGAATGGCATCGTGATCCCAGCGAACAATCCGTTTAACGTCTTCGGCGTGCCGATTGACCGCGCCCGCTATCGTCCGGAGGAATTGGGACCACGCGTGGATGCCAATACCTGGAACATCTTTCGTTTCGTCGGTGGCCTCAGGGGGCGCGTGGCTGAAACCACATGGAATTGGGAACTGGCGACGCTGTACACGTTTCAGGATGGCGTCAATCTCCAGGGCAACGACGTGAGCCGAACCGGCCTCGAACAGGCGATCAAATCGACCGACCGAACCACGGCCTTCAACCCTTTCGGCAATCGGTCTAACACCAGTGCCGCCCTGGACGCGATCCGGCTGGACCATTACACGTTCGTGACCGATACGCTTTACTCGATTGACGGCAAGGTCAACGGAGAACTCTTTGACTTGCCGGCGGGGCCAGTCGCAGTGGCATTTGGCGGCGAACATCGCGAGGAGCGGAGAGATTACCGGCCGGATTCGACGCTCATCAGCGGAAACGTGGTGGCCTTCAACAGCGCGAAACCATATTTGGGCAGCCGCGATGTCAACGGCGTGTTTTACGAAGTCAGCATTCCTGTGATCGGGATGGGAATGAACATTCCCGGTATCCACAGTTTTGACATTAATCACTCCGGGCGCTACGAAGATTACTCGGATTTTGGGGGGACCTACAATCCGAAGGTCGGAATTCTCTGGAAGCCAGTCGGTGAGCAGTTGACGGTCAGGGCGTCCTACTCAGAGTCTTTCACGACGCCAGGTTTTGGCGATCTCTACCGGCAAGCGGCCGAAGATTATCCCGAACTTCGCAATCCGGTTAAATTTGCGGAGAAAGACCCAACCTACAACGATCAGATCCGAACATTCCATTCCGGCAATCGCTTCCTCGAACCGGCGACGGCAGAAAACTACACCGCCGGTTTGATTTACACGCCGCCTCAGGTAAAAGGGTTGACGGTGGGTGTGGACTACTTCCGGATTGAGCAGAAGGATATCGCAGGCAGTGCCGACCAGTTCATCATTGATTCCAACTACAAGGGTGGCGGGCCGAACAATCCGAATGCACCGTACGCGAGTTTCATCGTGTTCGACCCAGTCACGAAGGACTACACGACGCTGTATTCTCCGACGTTGAACCTCTCCCGCCGTATCATTGAAGGTTTCGATACGACGCTGACTTACGAGCTTGATACGAAAACGGCTGGCAAATTCACGTCTTCAACCTTGGTGGCGTATTACTTCAACTTCAAACAGGAGAATATTCCTGGCGAAGGGTTAACGGACCGCCTGGGTGACTTCACGCAGATCGAATCCGGCTTCGGTCTGGGAAGTTTGCCGCGGATTAAACTCGTGAGCAGCTTGTTCTGGGATTACAGCAACCTCGAGGCGGGCGTCACCGCCAACTACATCGGCGCTTATCGAGACGATGTGAACAGCGGATTCAACCGGGAAGTTTCGGACTGGTTGACCTTCGATCTGCAGGTCAGCTATCGACTGCCCTGGGATACGAAGGTCACCATTGGCGTGATCAACGTCAGCGACGAAGCCCCTCCGTTTGTTCAAGGCGCCTTCGCGGATCGTTACGACCGCGACACGCATGATCTGCGCGGACGGTTCGTCTATGGCTCCGTCAACAAGCGGTTCTAG